Proteins encoded by one window of Candidatus Sumerlaea chitinivorans:
- a CDS encoding Xanthine dehydrogenase, FAD binding subunit, translating to MFVQPKTIEEALTLKAKYGAQGAFIAGGTDLIVLMNHGRTPANVFIDLSHVEGLDFLERVQLPSRDPLLANLQDKEAYVCGPAVTFARLADLPVRCLAEAARSVGGPQIRNRGTIAGNLATASPAGDGSTALLSLDAWVELRSRSQTRVMPLRDFFVGYRKTALGPDELISRIAFPATWRTGWRKLGKRGAMNISLVCCSVGVGPDWTFHVAFGSVGPYPLVAPQTAEFLTDAARTKGEVPVDAATLEEAARLAAQEVRPIDDFRGSADYRRAMAGTLLKKVLRSLAGLEPAVAIH from the coding sequence ATGTTTGTGCAACCCAAAACCATCGAGGAAGCCCTGACGCTCAAAGCAAAGTATGGGGCTCAGGGGGCGTTTATCGCCGGCGGAACGGATCTCATCGTGCTCATGAATCACGGGCGCACGCCAGCGAACGTATTCATTGATCTGAGCCATGTGGAGGGGCTCGACTTTCTCGAGCGTGTGCAGCTTCCCTCCCGCGATCCGCTGCTTGCGAACCTGCAAGACAAGGAAGCGTATGTGTGTGGCCCAGCGGTAACTTTTGCGCGGTTGGCGGACTTACCGGTTCGCTGCTTGGCCGAGGCGGCCCGGAGTGTGGGCGGGCCGCAAATCCGCAATCGTGGAACAATTGCGGGCAATCTTGCCACCGCCTCGCCTGCCGGAGACGGCTCTACAGCCTTACTCTCCCTCGACGCATGGGTGGAACTGCGCAGCCGATCCCAAACACGTGTCATGCCGTTGCGAGACTTTTTCGTGGGATATCGCAAGACCGCGCTTGGGCCTGACGAGCTGATCTCACGCATTGCGTTTCCTGCCACTTGGCGCACGGGGTGGCGCAAGCTCGGTAAACGCGGAGCGATGAACATCTCCCTGGTCTGTTGCTCGGTGGGCGTTGGCCCCGATTGGACCTTTCATGTCGCGTTTGGGAGCGTAGGCCCTTACCCGCTTGTGGCGCCGCAAACGGCGGAGTTCTTGACGGACGCTGCCCGCACGAAAGGCGAAGTCCCCGTGGATGCGGCAACGCTTGAAGAAGCAGCACGGTTGGCCGCGCAGGAGGTACGCCCCATCGACGATTTCCGTGGCAGCGCCGACTATCGCCGCGCCATGGCCGGCACACTCCTCAAGAAAGTCTTGCGCTCGTTGGCCGGCCTCGAGCCAGCCGTGGCAATCCATTAG
- a CDS encoding Ferredoxin-type protein NapG (periplasmic nitrate reductase) — protein MRIVIVRRISQVFFLALLVWFCIVANFGTEWWQLRGWPINLILQLDPLVAIGTLLTTHTLYAGLAWALVTIIVTIIFGRIFCGWVCPFGTLHQFFGWLGQLPRNHKQKIEANRFRRAQVIKYYILLVFLGMMLWPWGRDRILQSGLLDPIPFIHRSVNMAVLPAVEMLLGKSLSTAPRQYEGGWVLGALFFATIFANFYIPRFYCRFLCPLGALLGLFARISLFRIAKNARKCTDCTLCEPACEGACDPAGSIRISECLMCFNCLDDACTKKFLEYRIRESDGGEVKLPPDLRRRGVLASLGASLLAVPMMRLNGSVHTNTNPLLVRPPGSLPEPEFLQRCIKCGECMRVCPTNVLMPAGLDRGFEALWTPVLNFRIGTSGCMPNCVACGHVCPTAAIRPLTVEEKRGVGQYAEQGPIRIGTAFVDRSRCLPWALDTPCIVCEEVCPVTPKAIFVREEYQIIREGVFHVETIRGREVILKNAKLPVGRYATGDYFLAPLDQREARLQITNQTTNSLILAGEPAQWGEAQRVAILVRLQRPHVEPNLCIGCGICEHDCPVSGLRAIRVTAENESRNPASALRLAERSLKL, from the coding sequence ATGAGAATCGTCATCGTCCGGCGGATAAGCCAAGTCTTCTTCTTGGCCCTCTTAGTGTGGTTTTGCATCGTTGCAAATTTCGGTACGGAGTGGTGGCAGCTTCGTGGCTGGCCAATCAATCTGATCCTCCAACTGGACCCGTTGGTTGCGATTGGAACACTCCTAACCACCCACACGCTTTACGCAGGATTGGCGTGGGCGTTGGTCACCATTATTGTCACGATCATTTTTGGCCGAATCTTCTGCGGGTGGGTATGCCCTTTTGGGACGCTCCACCAGTTCTTTGGCTGGCTGGGGCAATTGCCACGCAACCATAAACAGAAAATCGAGGCGAATCGTTTCCGGCGGGCACAGGTCATCAAGTACTACATCCTGCTTGTGTTCTTGGGCATGATGTTGTGGCCGTGGGGGCGAGACCGCATCTTGCAATCCGGGTTATTGGACCCGATTCCATTCATCCACCGATCCGTGAACATGGCCGTACTGCCCGCCGTGGAAATGTTGCTTGGCAAATCGCTTTCCACGGCACCACGGCAATACGAGGGCGGATGGGTGCTCGGTGCCCTCTTCTTTGCGACCATTTTTGCAAATTTCTATATCCCGCGCTTTTACTGCCGCTTTCTTTGCCCCTTGGGTGCGTTGCTTGGGCTCTTCGCGCGGATTTCGCTTTTTCGAATCGCGAAGAATGCACGCAAATGCACAGATTGCACGCTGTGCGAGCCGGCATGCGAAGGAGCTTGCGATCCGGCTGGCTCCATCCGCATCAGCGAGTGCCTGATGTGCTTCAATTGCTTGGATGATGCGTGCACAAAAAAGTTCCTCGAGTACCGGATCCGGGAATCCGACGGTGGTGAGGTGAAGTTGCCTCCGGACCTGAGGCGGCGCGGAGTGCTCGCTTCGCTGGGTGCAAGTCTCCTCGCTGTGCCGATGATGCGTCTCAACGGCAGTGTCCACACGAATACAAATCCGCTATTGGTACGTCCCCCCGGCAGCCTACCCGAGCCGGAATTCCTGCAACGCTGCATCAAGTGCGGGGAGTGCATGCGCGTTTGTCCCACAAACGTGCTTATGCCGGCTGGGCTGGATCGCGGATTTGAGGCACTCTGGACACCGGTATTGAATTTCCGCATCGGGACGAGCGGATGCATGCCCAACTGCGTTGCGTGTGGGCACGTCTGTCCTACAGCTGCGATTCGCCCCCTCACCGTCGAGGAAAAACGCGGTGTGGGGCAGTATGCGGAACAAGGGCCCATCCGCATTGGGACTGCGTTTGTGGACCGCAGCCGCTGCCTGCCGTGGGCACTCGATACTCCTTGCATCGTGTGCGAGGAAGTGTGCCCAGTTACGCCAAAAGCGATTTTTGTGCGTGAGGAGTATCAGATCATACGTGAGGGGGTGTTCCACGTCGAAACAATTCGCGGCCGCGAAGTCATCCTCAAGAATGCCAAATTGCCGGTGGGGCGTTATGCTACGGGTGACTACTTCCTCGCGCCACTGGACCAGCGTGAGGCGCGGCTACAAATCACCAATCAAACAACGAACAGTCTCATCCTCGCAGGCGAGCCCGCCCAGTGGGGCGAGGCTCAGCGAGTCGCGATTTTGGTGCGCTTGCAAAGGCCACACGTGGAGCCCAATCTGTGCATCGGCTGTGGCATTTGTGAGCACGATTGTCCGGTGAGCGGATTGCGCGCAATCCGCGTGACGGCAGAAAATGAATCCCGGAATCCCGCCAGCGCACTGCGCTTGGCAGAAAGGAGTCTGAAACTATGA
- a CDS encoding transcriptional regulator, HxlR family has product MNERLKKLTHYGLVERQVYGDKPPLRVEYRLSEFGKKFATILDALQALERELAGAPDCACESEPSGSNLA; this is encoded by the coding sequence ATGAATGAACGACTAAAGAAACTAACGCACTACGGTCTTGTGGAGCGCCAGGTTTACGGTGATAAGCCCCCTTTGAGGGTCGAGTACCGTCTGTCAGAATTCGGAAAGAAATTCGCTACCATTCTGGACGCGCTCCAAGCTCTTGAACGAGAGCTCGCCGGCGCTCCTGATTGCGCGTGCGAATCTGAACCCTCGGGTAGCAACTTGGCGTAA
- a CDS encoding Aldo/keto reductase family protein — MKGKQQINRREFLVGASALGVSVLAAAPKVFGAIEEPSSTTAPATTSEKSVQVPADAKVPKRKFGRTGVEVSILSLGGMFDIPNNQLMLKKALDWGVTYWDTADCYGNGNSEIGIGMFFEKMPEARKQVFLVTKSDRRDPEGMTELLNRSLERMKTDYIDLYFVHGVSKRDEINDETRKWAEKAKAEKKIRFFGFSTHSNMEDLLEYAATLGWIDGIMVKYDYRLMHKDRMKAAIEACAKAGIGLTAMKTQGGGPVRTDTEAELKLAGHFLQKGLTPAQAKLKAVWENPIISAICSQMPNLTILKENVAAALDGTKLTTADYEALREYAVATASSYCAGCRHICEEQAGCPAPVADVLRYMMYGVSYGDYALARDKFAELPLDVREQLRKANLSRAEALCPQGLPISRVVAEAFSRLA, encoded by the coding sequence ATGAAAGGCAAGCAACAGATCAATCGCCGCGAGTTCCTCGTGGGGGCAAGCGCCCTTGGGGTCAGCGTGCTTGCGGCAGCTCCTAAAGTGTTCGGTGCCATCGAAGAGCCCTCGAGCACCACAGCGCCGGCGACCACCTCGGAAAAATCGGTGCAGGTGCCGGCAGATGCGAAAGTCCCAAAGCGTAAATTCGGCCGCACGGGTGTGGAGGTCTCCATCCTGTCCCTTGGTGGGATGTTTGATATCCCGAACAATCAGCTCATGCTGAAAAAAGCGCTCGATTGGGGAGTCACGTATTGGGACACGGCCGATTGCTACGGCAACGGCAACAGCGAAATCGGCATCGGGATGTTCTTCGAAAAAATGCCCGAAGCCCGCAAGCAAGTGTTCCTCGTCACGAAAAGTGACCGGCGCGACCCCGAAGGAATGACCGAGCTGTTGAATCGCTCGCTCGAGCGCATGAAAACCGATTACATCGACCTCTATTTCGTGCACGGCGTAAGCAAGCGCGACGAAATCAACGACGAAACCCGCAAATGGGCTGAAAAAGCGAAGGCGGAAAAGAAAATCCGCTTCTTTGGCTTCAGCACCCACTCCAATATGGAAGACCTTCTCGAGTATGCGGCGACACTCGGGTGGATTGACGGCATCATGGTCAAATACGACTACCGACTGATGCACAAAGACCGCATGAAAGCCGCCATCGAAGCGTGTGCAAAAGCCGGGATCGGTCTCACCGCAATGAAAACGCAGGGCGGAGGGCCTGTGCGCACGGATACTGAGGCGGAACTCAAGCTTGCCGGCCATTTTCTGCAAAAAGGACTCACGCCCGCCCAAGCCAAGCTCAAAGCGGTTTGGGAAAATCCGATCATTAGCGCGATTTGCTCCCAGATGCCGAACTTGACAATCTTAAAAGAGAACGTGGCTGCCGCACTCGACGGGACAAAACTCACCACCGCCGACTATGAGGCCTTGCGCGAGTATGCTGTCGCAACAGCCTCGAGCTACTGCGCAGGCTGCCGACACATCTGTGAGGAGCAAGCAGGATGTCCCGCACCCGTGGCCGATGTACTCCGCTATATGATGTACGGCGTCAGCTACGGCGACTACGCGCTCGCACGCGATAAGTTTGCTGAGCTTCCTCTCGACGTTCGAGAGCAACTGCGCAAAGCCAATCTGAGCCGCGCCGAGGCACTTTGCCCACAAGGACTGCCGATCAGCCGTGTCGTTGCCGAAGCATTCAGTAGGTTGGCGTGA
- a CDS encoding Bipolar DNA helicase HerA, producing the protein MDDLMRERLGVFRGFGESRYEVVSDVLIPYRERRHVPLQGGYLVVSVEDFDGKRCGVLGRVIRAYPIGDLLGSAGEDYLVDLMRLDQEVPEAVRVSRLRYRVSLRLLGQVTVEADGCVRFTPSLRMTPHVGAPVGLPSDKVLRILASGVAQEGEPIGAHIGYLAIGDLAFDGSRRVNGRCFPVHLRMNSLVGRRSAVFARAGMGKSNFVKVLLSRLYQDPSQSVGTIVIDPEGEYAMSNASEPGLLDLPSLAGRVLLFTDRKDIAPKYRESIGGRCRINFKDLSPQEVVANAIPEEKQDAVFANTLRGLDRSAWTCLVDLLAKDRFRTNPNDVASIIQRRIKGADGEDVICGAIINNVVPVLQRLHDSESTLFEHTFEHLRRGGIVILDVSMLSSTDAQRLSGWLLHKVFANNQLHYTTAREDQNLQRPLLIPTLAVLEEAQYYLGSREAREDSPFVRWFKEGRKYQLGSVIVTQQPGAVPVELISQCDNFFVFHLLSGVDLDALGRANFHYSSDILNMIASEPIPGNCYLWSSRGLSVVTCARILSFSQLVAEDQNKAREGMPSEQVAQDVAPNAVSAMPVPSSTAHANQARDAIEILAQVVEEVLHFGSGLAIRPVRSRKLLKAGASDADYPPAEKLVVINAYNLRFQVADEIEKRYPESEENVGLREQLLEGFAERRIVKEPKLQRVLCERGYSPPALIARAKNPAKNKDEDFFVLLRDRLKSSARIRKEDGLDVSIMPMGGQTSESDRK; encoded by the coding sequence ATGGATGACCTGATGCGTGAGCGCCTCGGAGTTTTCCGGGGCTTCGGAGAATCCCGCTACGAAGTCGTGAGTGATGTTCTCATTCCCTATCGTGAGCGTCGCCATGTTCCGCTTCAAGGTGGTTACCTTGTCGTAAGCGTGGAGGATTTCGATGGAAAACGCTGCGGAGTGCTCGGCCGAGTCATCCGTGCCTATCCGATTGGAGACCTTCTGGGGAGCGCGGGAGAGGATTATTTGGTCGATCTCATGCGCCTCGATCAGGAAGTTCCGGAAGCCGTTCGTGTTTCTCGGCTGCGATACCGTGTGAGTTTGCGCCTGCTGGGTCAGGTTACAGTAGAGGCGGACGGCTGTGTGCGCTTCACGCCGTCTCTTCGCATGACGCCGCATGTGGGGGCACCTGTGGGATTACCGTCGGATAAAGTTCTGCGCATCCTTGCTTCGGGCGTTGCGCAAGAGGGCGAGCCCATCGGAGCGCACATTGGTTACTTGGCCATTGGTGATCTGGCTTTCGATGGTTCTCGGCGAGTCAATGGGCGTTGTTTTCCAGTCCATTTGCGTATGAATTCGCTGGTTGGAAGGCGCTCCGCCGTGTTTGCGCGGGCAGGGATGGGAAAATCCAATTTTGTAAAAGTCCTCTTGTCGCGCCTGTATCAGGACCCATCGCAATCGGTTGGCACGATTGTGATTGATCCAGAGGGGGAGTACGCCATGAGCAATGCGTCCGAGCCCGGACTTCTCGATCTGCCATCGCTCGCCGGACGCGTGCTCTTGTTTACGGACCGCAAGGACATTGCCCCCAAATATCGCGAATCCATTGGCGGACGTTGTCGAATCAATTTCAAAGATCTTTCGCCTCAGGAAGTTGTTGCGAATGCGATACCAGAGGAAAAACAGGATGCGGTCTTTGCCAATACTCTTCGCGGTCTCGACCGCAGCGCATGGACATGCTTGGTGGATTTGCTGGCGAAGGATCGTTTTCGGACCAACCCGAATGATGTGGCTTCAATCATTCAGCGGCGAATCAAAGGGGCCGACGGCGAGGACGTGATTTGCGGGGCGATCATCAACAATGTGGTTCCCGTGCTCCAGCGATTGCACGACAGCGAGTCCACCCTCTTCGAGCACACGTTTGAACACCTGCGGCGGGGAGGCATCGTCATCCTCGATGTCTCCATGCTCTCAAGTACGGACGCCCAGCGGCTGAGCGGGTGGCTTTTGCACAAAGTTTTTGCGAACAACCAGCTTCATTACACCACCGCGCGCGAGGATCAAAACCTCCAGCGGCCTTTACTCATTCCCACACTTGCCGTTCTCGAAGAGGCTCAATACTACTTAGGTAGTCGCGAAGCTCGTGAGGATTCCCCATTCGTGCGATGGTTCAAAGAGGGACGAAAGTACCAACTGGGGAGCGTCATCGTGACTCAGCAACCCGGCGCAGTACCGGTTGAGCTCATTTCGCAATGCGACAACTTCTTTGTCTTTCACTTGCTCAGTGGGGTGGATCTCGACGCTCTGGGACGCGCAAATTTTCACTACAGCTCGGACATTCTCAACATGATCGCCAGTGAGCCGATCCCGGGTAACTGCTACTTGTGGTCAAGTCGTGGATTGAGTGTGGTCACGTGCGCCCGGATTCTCTCTTTCTCTCAACTCGTAGCAGAAGACCAGAACAAAGCCCGCGAGGGCATGCCGAGTGAGCAAGTTGCGCAGGACGTGGCGCCGAACGCCGTTTCTGCGATGCCTGTTCCGTCTTCCACGGCTCATGCTAATCAAGCCCGGGATGCGATCGAAATTCTTGCCCAAGTCGTCGAAGAGGTACTCCACTTCGGGAGCGGTTTAGCAATTCGGCCCGTGCGAAGCCGCAAGCTGCTCAAGGCAGGTGCCTCAGATGCGGACTATCCACCCGCTGAAAAGTTGGTTGTGATCAATGCTTACAATCTTCGCTTTCAGGTGGCGGACGAAATCGAAAAGAGGTATCCGGAGTCCGAAGAGAACGTGGGGCTGCGGGAACAATTACTTGAAGGCTTTGCCGAACGGCGAATCGTCAAGGAGCCAAAGTTGCAGCGTGTGCTGTGCGAGCGTGGATACTCACCACCTGCACTCATTGCACGGGCCAAGAACCCGGCCAAGAATAAAGACGAGGACTTCTTTGTGCTTCTGCGCGATCGCTTGAAATCATCCGCGCGCATCAGAAAAGAAGACGGCTTGGATGTCTCGATTATGCCGATGGGGGGCCAGACTTCCGAAAGTGATCGCAAGTAA